The Manis javanica isolate MJ-LG chromosome 4, MJ_LKY, whole genome shotgun sequence genome contains a region encoding:
- the LOC140849246 gene encoding uncharacterized protein, with amino-acid sequence MSSPSISPIPSPTLSPIQSPTQSRSGSVEIQQPPSSSGGSAPSPSPSQGPSSPTLSQHPTPNASQPSSRASSLTPSPHIQHVPQRSAQATPPTSKSGLKFVSRNASQTPPVPLTKSPSYIGPTRGIPSYIAPYVSRFLKEPPFFQPPTSPLPQSQCFPCTSPCPAHQRPVPPDSLYFPLLPPPPPPPHGNCSYPTPPALFTPPSSLTYTPPTEVLVSGKPHVVPTLLPATFYTPFSRHYAQPRPYRTAQHRRPRAFPLSSFPPVQH; translated from the coding sequence ATGAGCTCCCCCTCCATTTCCCCAATTCCATCCCCTACCCTGTCCCCTATACAGTCCCCTACCCAGTCCCGGTCTGGGTCTGTGGAGATCCAGCAGCCCCCCTCCAGCTCTGGTGGCTcggccccttccccctccccgaGCCAGGGGCCCTCGTCCCCCACCCTCTCTCAGCACCCCACCCCAAATGCCTCACAGCCCTCTTCCCGGGCCTCCTCCCTGACCCCCAGCCCTCACATCCAGCATGTGCCTCAACGATCTGCCCAGGCCACTCCTCCCACCTCCAAATCGGGCTTAAAATTCGTTTCTCGAAACGCTTCCCAAACTCCCCCTGTGCCTCTCACCAAGTCACCCTCCTACATCGGACCTACTAGGGGCATCCCTTCCTACATCGCCCCATATGTGTCCCGCTTCCTGAAGGAGCCCCCCTTCTTCCAGCCCCCTACATCACCTCTCCCCCAGAGCCAGTGCTTCCCTTGCacctccccctgcccagcccaccaGCGCCCAGTTCCCCCGGACTCTCTCTactttcctctcctcccccccccccccccccccccccacggcAACTGCTCCTACCCCACCCCTCCTGCTCTGTTCACGCCCCCCTCCTCGCTCACCTACACCCCACCCACCGAGGTCCTGGTGAGCGGGAAGCCGCATGTGGTCCCCACCTTGCTGCCTGCCACCTTCTACACCCCCTTCTCCCGCCACTATGCCCAGCCCCGTCCCTACCGGACGGCCCAGCACCGCCGCCCCAGGGCTTTCCCCCTCTCCTCGTTTCCTCCCGTACAACAC